In the genome of Macellibacteroides fermentans, one region contains:
- a CDS encoding SRPBCC family protein encodes MTEFVSEVKTIPHDEDRIFTMLSDLSNLERIKDRLPQDKIQDFEFDSDSCSFAVAPVGKITFRIVEREPNKTIKFETTNSPVPLFLWIQLKQVAPEDTKMKMTIKADLNPFIKPMVSKPLQDALDKIAVVIASLPY; translated from the coding sequence ATGACAGAATTTGTTAGCGAGGTTAAAACAATCCCGCACGATGAAGATCGCATCTTCACCATGCTCTCTGATTTATCCAACCTGGAGCGGATTAAAGACCGCCTTCCCCAGGATAAAATACAAGATTTCGAATTCGACAGCGATTCATGTTCATTCGCTGTGGCACCGGTAGGTAAAATCACGTTCCGCATTGTGGAACGTGAACCCAACAAAACCATCAAGTTTGAAACAACGAATTCACCTGTACCTTTGTTCTTATGGATTCAACTGAAACAGGTTGCCCCCGAAGATACGAAGATGAAGATGACGATCAAGGCAGACCTTAATCCGTTTATCAAGCCGATGGTTTCCAAACCCCTGCAGGATGCCCTGGATAAAATAGCTGTGGTTATTGCATCGCTGCCCTATTAA
- the argH gene encoding argininosuccinate lyase codes for MAQKLWEKNVKVDQQVEAFTVGKDREMDLYLAKYDVLGSMAHITMLESIGLLAKEELPVLLAELKNIYAIADKGQFVIEEGVEDVHSQVELMLTRKLGDMGKKIHSGRSRNDQVLVDLKLFTRAQIEEVVQLVSGLFDVLLSQSNRYKEVLLPGYTHLQIAMPSSFGLWFGAYAESLTDDLQLMQAAYKICNRNPLGSAAGYGSSFPLNRQLTTDLLGFDSLDYNVVYAQMGRGKMERTVAFALAGIAATLSKLAFDACMFNSQNFGFIKLPDQFTTGSSIMPHKKNPDVFELTRAKCNKIQALPQQITLISNNLPSGYFRDLQIIKEVFLPAFDELKDCLRMVTLMMQEVKVNETILTDDKYSLIFSVEEVNRLVLTGVPFRDAYKQVGLEIEAGRFTPQKAVSHTHEGSIGNLCNDHVSALMQQVIDGFSFSKIHEAEQTLLS; via the coding sequence ATGGCTCAAAAACTTTGGGAAAAGAATGTAAAGGTAGACCAACAGGTGGAAGCCTTTACAGTAGGTAAAGACCGCGAAATGGATCTTTACCTGGCAAAATACGATGTTCTGGGCTCCATGGCACACATCACCATGCTTGAAAGCATCGGACTGCTTGCCAAAGAGGAGCTGCCGGTTCTGTTGGCTGAACTCAAGAACATCTATGCCATTGCCGATAAAGGTCAGTTTGTAATTGAAGAGGGGGTCGAAGACGTACACTCGCAGGTAGAGCTGATGCTTACCCGCAAGCTGGGAGATATGGGTAAAAAGATCCACAGCGGACGTTCACGCAACGACCAGGTGCTGGTGGACCTTAAACTCTTCACCCGCGCCCAGATCGAAGAGGTGGTACAGCTTGTATCCGGCCTGTTCGATGTATTGTTAAGTCAGAGCAACCGCTATAAAGAGGTACTCCTGCCCGGATATACCCACCTGCAGATAGCCATGCCATCCTCCTTCGGGTTGTGGTTCGGCGCCTATGCAGAGAGTCTTACCGACGATTTGCAGCTTATGCAGGCAGCGTACAAGATATGCAACCGCAATCCCCTGGGATCGGCAGCAGGATATGGATCATCGTTCCCGTTGAACCGTCAGCTTACCACCGATCTGCTTGGATTCGACTCGTTGGACTACAACGTGGTATATGCCCAGATGGGACGTGGCAAAATGGAACGCACCGTGGCCTTCGCCCTTGCGGGAATAGCCGCCACCCTGTCCAAGCTGGCATTCGATGCCTGTATGTTTAACAGTCAGAATTTCGGATTCATCAAATTGCCCGATCAGTTTACTACCGGATCCAGTATCATGCCCCATAAAAAGAATCCGGATGTGTTCGAGCTCACGCGGGCCAAATGCAATAAGATTCAGGCGTTGCCGCAGCAAATCACGCTTATCAGCAACAACCTGCCGTCTGGTTACTTCCGCGATCTTCAAATTATCAAGGAGGTGTTCCTGCCGGCGTTCGACGAACTGAAAGACTGTCTGCGTATGGTCACCCTGATGATGCAGGAGGTAAAGGTAAACGAAACCATTCTGACCGACGATAAGTATTCGCTCATCTTCAGTGTGGAAGAGGTAAACCGGCTTGTTCTTACAGGCGTACCCTTCCGCGATGCCTACAAGCAGGTGGGTCTCGAGATTGAAGCCGGACGGTTCACACCGCAGAAAGCTGTAAGTCACACCCACGAAGGCAGCATCGGCAACCTGTGCAACGACCACGTATCTGCACTCATGCAGCAGGTTATAGACGGGTTCTCATTCAGCAAGATACACGAAGCAGAACAAACGCTGTTATCGTAA
- a CDS encoding aldo/keto reductase has protein sequence MDYTAAADRYTNGMKYNRCGRSGIILPALSLGLWHNFGDIDNQEEAEKMILYAFDHGITHIDIANNYGPPPGSAESNFGKIFKKQLQGYRDELIISSKAGYLMWPGPYGEWGSRKYLHASIDQSLKRTGLEYFDVFYSHRYDPNTPLEETMQALVDIVKQGKALYTAISNYPADKAAEAYKYLSAHNTPCLLHQCKYSMLVRDVEPEVLEVGKQHGVGLIAFSSLAQGLLTNKYLHGIPENSRAAKPSGFLQKEQVTPQVIAKVSKLNEVAARRGQTLAEMALVWVLKDPRVTSLIVGTSSVQQLKDNLNALQNPDFTAEELNEIETILRS, from the coding sequence ATGGACTACACAGCAGCAGCAGACCGCTACACGAATGGGATGAAATACAACCGTTGCGGACGATCGGGCATTATACTTCCGGCCCTCTCATTGGGCCTGTGGCATAATTTTGGCGACATAGACAACCAGGAAGAGGCAGAAAAGATGATCCTTTACGCCTTCGACCATGGAATCACCCACATCGATATTGCAAACAACTACGGTCCCCCTCCCGGATCGGCAGAAAGCAATTTCGGTAAAATATTCAAGAAACAACTGCAGGGATACCGCGACGAGCTGATCATCTCTTCCAAAGCAGGCTATCTGATGTGGCCCGGCCCATACGGCGAATGGGGATCCCGCAAGTACCTGCATGCCAGCATCGATCAAAGTCTCAAGCGCACCGGCCTCGAATACTTCGATGTATTTTACAGTCACCGGTACGATCCCAACACGCCGCTTGAAGAGACCATGCAGGCGTTGGTAGATATCGTAAAGCAAGGCAAAGCCCTTTACACCGCCATCTCAAACTATCCTGCCGACAAGGCCGCCGAAGCCTACAAATACCTCTCGGCCCACAACACCCCCTGCTTATTGCATCAGTGCAAATACAGCATGCTTGTGCGCGACGTAGAACCCGAAGTACTGGAGGTAGGCAAGCAACACGGCGTAGGACTCATCGCCTTCTCATCCCTGGCACAGGGACTGCTTACAAACAAATACCTGCACGGCATACCCGAAAATTCGCGGGCAGCCAAACCCTCGGGATTCCTGCAAAAAGAACAGGTTACCCCCCAGGTAATAGCCAAGGTAAGCAAGCTGAATGAGGTAGCCGCACGAAGGGGACAAACACTGGCCGAGATGGCGTTGGTATGGGTGCTGAAAGACCCGCGTGTAACCTCGCTCATTGTGGGAACCAGCTCCGTTCAACAGCTTAAAGACAACCTCAACGCACTTCAGAATCCGGACTTCACCGCCGAAGAGCTGAATGAAATTGAAACAATTCTGCGTTCCTGA
- a CDS encoding DUF418 domain-containing protein has protein sequence MHLSYSPTGNNRIEIADVLRGFAVLGITLIHFIERFSLYSYPEETCNLLLFTDKVIWDSVFFAFSGKAYCIFALLFGFSFFIQDNSQKIKGKDFRPRFAWRLVLLFFIACINSSLFPGEILMLYALLGYVMIAVCRLSSRSIAIIAGILLLQPLEWGQIIIALLDPAFVINAQLDAPYWEIVNTVQKEGSFIELCKTALWTGNIANMGWMLLHGRVTQTAGLFMVGILIGRSNLFHYTEQNIRFWTKVFIAVTIAFFPIYGLTAILPDFITREALLVPSTLLLKSLSNIAFTGILFAGVILVYYLTKLKGVLHQLAPYGRMSLTNYLSQSLIGGFLFYNWGLGLYRYTGITVCILIGVGIFFIQFCFCRWWLRSHPQGPLEWLWKKATWINVGNQLY, from the coding sequence ATGCACTTGTCTTACTCTCCAACCGGTAATAACCGCATCGAAATAGCGGATGTATTACGTGGTTTTGCTGTATTGGGAATTACCCTTATCCATTTTATCGAACGGTTTAGTCTTTATAGTTATCCGGAAGAAACCTGTAATTTATTGTTGTTTACGGATAAGGTGATATGGGATAGTGTGTTTTTTGCCTTTTCGGGTAAGGCGTATTGCATCTTTGCACTTCTTTTCGGGTTCAGCTTTTTTATCCAGGATAACTCACAAAAGATAAAAGGAAAAGATTTTCGCCCCAGATTTGCCTGGCGACTGGTTTTGTTGTTCTTTATTGCCTGCATAAATTCGTCTTTGTTTCCGGGCGAGATATTGATGCTTTATGCTTTGCTGGGGTATGTGATGATTGCGGTGTGCCGACTTTCATCCCGATCCATTGCCATTATTGCGGGCATTCTTTTACTGCAACCGCTTGAATGGGGACAGATCATCATTGCGCTGTTGGATCCTGCATTTGTTATCAATGCTCAGCTGGATGCTCCTTACTGGGAGATCGTTAATACGGTTCAGAAGGAGGGCTCTTTTATCGAATTGTGCAAGACGGCTCTGTGGACGGGGAATATTGCCAATATGGGCTGGATGCTTCTACATGGAAGGGTTACGCAGACAGCAGGTTTGTTTATGGTTGGTATACTGATAGGGCGTAGCAATTTGTTTCACTATACGGAACAGAATATCCGTTTCTGGACGAAGGTGTTTATCGCTGTAACCATCGCCTTTTTCCCTATTTATGGTCTTACGGCTATTTTACCCGACTTTATCACCCGCGAGGCGCTTCTTGTTCCTTCTACCTTGTTGCTTAAGTCGCTCTCTAATATTGCCTTTACCGGAATCTTGTTTGCAGGGGTAATTCTTGTGTATTACCTTACAAAGCTGAAGGGGGTACTCCACCAGCTTGCGCCTTATGGACGCATGAGTCTGACCAACTATCTGTCGCAGTCGTTAATAGGGGGATTCCTGTTTTATAACTGGGGATTGGGACTTTATCGCTATACCGGCATCACCGTATGTATTCTTATAGGTGTGGGTATATTCTTTATCCAGTTCTGCTTTTGCCGTTGGTGGCTTCGTTCGCATCCGCAGGGTCCGCTGGAATGGCTATGGAAGAAGGCAACCTGGATTAACGTAGGCAACCAGCTTTACTAG
- a CDS encoding nucleotidyl transferase AbiEii/AbiGii toxin family protein has product MNDQYKKQVALLIRIMPLVYRIKDFAVHGGTAINLFHKNMPRYSVDIDITYIPLKKRDESLQDINLNLSNLKKIIEKSIPDIKIIHKADVWKLMCTKDGATVKIEVNGTKRGIIEPIEDKELCSKAQSEFKMGCIARTVSFTQLYGGKISAALSRQHPRDLFDCKYMSLDSIALAKYGLIFSLLGSDKPILESLQPNPIDQRDALENQFQGMTDIPFTYEDYEKTREQLIVSVHSILTDEDKSFLIDFEQGEPQWENSVYSHFKDFPSVQWKLLNINKLKIHNPTKFNIELNKLKSFFAEI; this is encoded by the coding sequence ATGAATGACCAATATAAAAAACAAGTGGCTCTTTTGATACGAATAATGCCATTAGTATATAGAATAAAAGATTTTGCTGTGCATGGTGGAACTGCAATTAATTTGTTTCATAAGAATATGCCTCGTTATTCTGTTGATATTGACATTACATATATACCCCTAAAGAAAAGAGATGAAAGTCTTCAGGATATTAATTTAAATCTGTCTAATCTGAAGAAAATTATTGAGAAGTCAATCCCCGATATTAAAATTATCCATAAGGCTGATGTTTGGAAGCTGATGTGTACTAAAGATGGTGCAACCGTAAAGATTGAAGTAAATGGAACAAAGCGAGGTATTATCGAACCAATTGAAGATAAAGAGCTTTGCAGTAAAGCTCAGTCTGAATTTAAAATGGGATGTATTGCACGAACTGTTTCTTTTACACAGTTGTATGGAGGTAAAATTTCTGCAGCGTTAAGTAGACAACATCCTCGTGATTTGTTTGATTGTAAATACATGTCTCTTGATTCTATTGCTCTAGCAAAGTATGGCTTAATATTTAGCCTTTTAGGAAGTGATAAGCCCATTCTTGAGTCTTTACAACCAAATCCGATTGATCAACGGGATGCCTTGGAAAACCAATTTCAGGGAATGACTGACATTCCGTTTACTTACGAAGATTATGAAAAAACCAGAGAGCAATTAATTGTTTCTGTTCACTCAATTTTGACCGACGAGGACAAAAGTTTCCTTATTGATTTTGAACAAGGAGAACCGCAATGGGAGAACTCTGTTTACAGCCATTTCAAGGATTTCCCTTCCGTTCAATGGAAGTTACTAAATATAAACAAGCTTAAAATTCATAACCCAACGAAATTCAACATTGAGCTAAATAAATTAAAATCCTTTTTTGCAGAGATTTAA
- a CDS encoding type IV toxin-antitoxin system AbiEi family antitoxin, with the protein MSIEKGNKLNHLLMNGNPGGLYFSAWLKENGYSDQLIKRYRDSGWLTALTKGVMFRTGDKLSSFSVLDSYNEQMKKSFHIAAHSALELSGFNHYVPMGKPLLMIGHPKQESIPDWMLDEGFDRTMKFFSTETFSKPQLASFNSDYSNLLASVPEQAFFECLLLAPKQYSYMDLYYIMEQLTTLRPSVLQLLLQTTDNLKVKRMFLYMAEKAGHYWFDSLNLDKLNLGTGKHKLVESGVYVSKYKITIPKDLYDYE; encoded by the coding sequence ATGAGTATAGAAAAGGGGAATAAACTTAACCACCTATTGATGAATGGCAACCCCGGTGGTTTGTATTTTTCTGCATGGCTGAAAGAAAATGGATACTCAGACCAACTCATAAAGAGATATCGTGATTCGGGTTGGCTTACTGCCTTGACCAAAGGTGTTATGTTTCGTACAGGAGATAAGCTGAGTTCTTTTTCTGTATTGGATAGTTATAATGAACAGATGAAAAAAAGCTTCCATATAGCTGCTCATTCAGCTTTAGAACTTTCCGGATTCAATCACTACGTTCCCATGGGAAAACCGTTGTTAATGATAGGACATCCCAAACAAGAATCTATCCCTGATTGGATGTTGGACGAAGGTTTTGACCGTACAATGAAATTCTTTTCAACCGAGACCTTCTCAAAACCACAATTAGCTTCATTTAATTCAGATTATTCTAATCTGCTGGCCTCTGTTCCCGAGCAGGCTTTTTTTGAATGCTTGCTTTTAGCGCCTAAACAATATTCATATATGGATCTGTATTATATAATGGAACAGCTTACCACTCTTCGTCCATCAGTTTTACAACTATTATTGCAAACTACAGACAATCTGAAAGTTAAACGAATGTTTCTTTATATGGCAGAAAAGGCTGGACACTATTGGTTTGATTCTCTTAATCTTGACAAGTTGAATTTGGGCACAGGAAAGCATAAGTTGGTGGAAAGCGGTGTTTATGTGTCTAAGTATAAAATAACAATACCAAAAGATTTATACGATTATGAATGA
- a CDS encoding glucosaminidase domain-containing protein: MLKEIFVQSYYPQVKEAGIKYGINPVVLLAQIAIETGWGESVLCKEHFNFGGLTGFGKPSEFWPGTKVQLCEKGLTYRSYPDARNGILDMARLLRSSYASACNVSNVPAAYAQEIAYSRYISEVNGDNRQNYKMLLVKLSATMSRLIALQFPEHKD; the protein is encoded by the coding sequence ATGCTGAAAGAAATATTTGTACAGAGTTATTACCCCCAGGTAAAGGAGGCGGGAATAAAATATGGCATTAACCCGGTGGTGCTGCTGGCCCAGATCGCCATCGAAACAGGGTGGGGCGAGTCGGTGCTGTGTAAAGAGCACTTTAACTTCGGTGGTTTGACGGGCTTCGGCAAACCCTCCGAGTTCTGGCCGGGTACCAAGGTGCAGCTTTGCGAAAAGGGACTTACCTACCGGAGCTACCCCGATGCCAGAAACGGTATCCTGGATATGGCCCGCCTGCTGCGCTCATCCTATGCCTCTGCCTGCAACGTAAGCAACGTTCCGGCCGCCTACGCCCAGGAGATAGCCTACAGCCGCTACATCAGCGAGGTAAACGGCGACAACCGCCAAAACTACAAGATGTTGCTGGTAAAGCTATCCGCCACCATGAGCCGGTTAATAGCACTGCAGTTTCCGGAACATAAAGATTGA
- a CDS encoding HU family DNA-binding protein, with product MSLKFSLVHRKDMTKGAPADRKLYYGLTRVSSRLDLEKLCDAIASRSTASRGDIKLVLEGLIYEMCSKLTEGYSISLGTFGTFRITNGSKGVATPEEFNASMFNKGRITFSAGTMLRGALKDLKYEKMQVVTVEEKCDKEHVY from the coding sequence ATGTCACTAAAATTTTCACTTGTGCACCGTAAGGATATGACCAAAGGTGCTCCTGCCGATCGCAAATTGTATTATGGTTTAACCCGTGTTTCCAGTCGATTGGACCTGGAGAAGTTGTGCGATGCCATCGCCTCGCGAAGCACTGCCAGTCGTGGCGACATCAAGTTGGTACTTGAAGGTCTGATCTATGAGATGTGTAGCAAGCTAACTGAAGGGTACTCTATTTCCCTCGGTACCTTTGGTACCTTCCGCATCACCAACGGTTCGAAAGGAGTTGCCACTCCGGAAGAGTTCAACGCCAGCATGTTCAACAAAGGACGCATCACCTTCAGTGCCGGAACGATGCTTCGCGGTGCACTGAAAGACCTGAAGTATGAAAAGATGCAGGTGGTAACTGTGGAAGAAAAGTGCGATAAAGAGCACGTTTATTAA
- a CDS encoding DUF4248 domain-containing protein gives MKTTEEIPVKSYSLSELSQLYSPSLSVSAATKQLLRWMLRHPNLVSRLQETGWQKGQRRFSPKQIALLFECLGPP, from the coding sequence GTGAAAACCACAGAAGAAATACCTGTTAAGAGTTACTCTTTGTCTGAACTCAGCCAATTGTACTCACCCTCGCTCTCGGTGTCGGCTGCCACCAAACAGTTGCTTCGTTGGATGCTAAGGCATCCCAATCTAGTGTCCCGTCTGCAAGAGACAGGATGGCAAAAAGGTCAGCGACGGTTCAGTCCCAAACAAATCGCCCTGCTGTTTGAATGCCTCGGGCCACCCTAA